The DNA region ACatatttcaaaactttctcaggaCTAATTAAAACCCTCTTGTGAGGCAGGTTCAATGAGGACTTGGAGTTCATGGTTGGACATAAGCCAGGCATCCTCTGGCAGATTTCCTGGAGGTTCATCAGTCCTCTCATCGTTCTGGTTATCTTAGTTTTCTACCTGGTTACACAAGTCCAAGAGGAGCTCACCTACTTAGTCTGGGATCCAAACTCTGTAAGTCAACACACTCTGTCATCAGCTAATATATCATCCTAAATATCCCGTctttatgtttcctttttctctaATGTTCTGTCATTGCAAACTACACAAATTATATGACATAGTCGGGTAGATGTTGATCCTGTGTATTTGTGGATATAATCAGCAACTTATCAGTACGCAAACATATTTCAGGAAAGTTTGGACAGTCATTGCATTTCAAATGCACTAATCATAGTGTTTTGCGGTTACAGGAGGGCTTCCCTGCTCTGGCATCAGTCCTGTACCCTGCATGGATCTACGTGATTATCTTTCTATTGGCGGGAGTCCCCAGTCTGGCAGTACCTGTGTATGCGTTATTTAGGCTGCTCTTTGTttgctgcaagaaaaaaagagtatcCAGGGAAAAATGAGcaagttttcttaaaaagtgaaattttggAATTCTGTGTTACAGCTAGCTGAAGTTATGTCTAAAtatgaatctgatatgtttgagaAATGCTGGTCAAGTGGGGCaaggaaaaaagtcatttgaGGTCTTGactgaatattttgttttatataggATTTATGTAgtgtcacagtctgctgtgtctTTATGCATTCAGACTTTTGGAAAAAATGGACTAAGTGTCAGTATAAAACTTATCTAAATTGTCTTCATTTGTTGCTCTCAACCTTGTTCTCACGTAGTTGgtttattattatagtttactgtgttcttctcctcctgtgttcctgtgctgcctttttgtcatttgccCAGCTACATACCTGTCCTCACCAGCTTTGTCAGTCCTTCCCTGCAACTCACTTTTTCTCAGTCATTCAACTCTCTGGTTGTTCTTCTGCCTTATCCCCtcattcccctcacctgagcttctctaccctttttctccacctgcacttcattcCCTCGTCATTCCAGTTTCTATTTAAGTcgtggttttcagttcagtctttctTGTATCCTTGATTTGGTCATGTGATGTTCAGGTGCAGTTTCCTTGGAATAAAGCATTATCTTTTTGAGTTCCTGTTGCCTGCTGCTCCTGCTTTTGGGTTCACCTGCTCTGCATCACATGACAAGTGCTGCTTCctgaaaaaatgtccttttaaaaaactataaacctagttatttattttactatacGGACTTTCATTGAAATCTATtcatatatattaatttaaacatctacatgtatttatatgtttatttcatcCTTTATCaggatgaaaatgacatataatagcttgttgAGACGAgccatagtatacaaagtggaaataaagactaaaaaaggccaaaaaacatcatttttaacatggcccaaaaatggccaaaaaacgctgtagtatagtatgtcgaaaaatgtccaATTCTGGGAGGAGATCAATTTGTAAAACTgcaactttattctcgtaatattgagtttattctcataacattactatttttttctcaaaatattataGCTTTCTTCTCATAAAGTTAAGACTTAATTCTTactttgactttattctcataatatcaCTTTATTCATGGAAtctaatttagttttttcttgAACATGGCACTAATCCTCCAtcataacttttatttatttatattacgaatttattctcgtaatataatgactttattctccCCCtaatattactattttttgtcaacaaataccagcttttttctgaaatgttactatttttttctcaaagtctcatttttttttcttcagtgtggctgaaacttttttttaaaaaaaactttaaattaaattttttttttctggtgggtacattaattacatttgtcacattttatactatgactttggctttttgtgacatttttccacatactatactatgtgattttatgttttttgtgacaCACTACGTGAGTTTTTGTGACACTCATATTAATACGACACAACAGaacaattcatcaaaaaaaatcaaatcttttaTTCAGCCATGTCAAAAGCattagagtattttttttaaaaagtgctttgcaTGTTAACAGCTCATTCTCCAATAATCCACTTAAAAGTGAGTCATTTCTAAAACAGCAATAAGACAGCTGTGACTCTGCCAGGAAAGCTTAACAAGCTGAATAAAAGACTAATATTCATTCATAATCATTCCATcagctataaaaaaaagagagcataAGAGACAGTGACACATTATATCTGTAGTCCTCAGAGCTACAAAATAATCTTTGAAGAGGAGTGTTCAGTCtttcattttggcaaaaaaaatctcatttgttACATAAGCACCATCTATTCAACCATAGTGCACAATATTCCCCTTAATCCTACCAATAAAATGCCAACCTGAGATAAAGTCATTCTCAACATTCTGTCTTAAAAAGATAGAGCTCTTCAGGGATTTATGGCTTACTGGATACTGTCCAGTTTGAGCGTCCAGGCCCGACTGGGGGAATAAGGCAGTTCAGGCAGAAGGACAGTGAGGCCAGCACTGGGGTGGACTGGGGCCCAGGGGAGTGGGTTTGGATTTCCCAACAAAGTCACCTGGATGAGGGACAAAAATCAATCATTTGTATTCTTACATTTCATGGATGAGAAATCATACCTACATCCCTTCTATAAATCAGTCGTCACTATACTGGCTGAGCTAAGCTGGATTTGAACTTTCATGGACATAGAgatactttaaatacatttcccacaaccaaatgtctccccttctgttcctgagatatgatgctgAGAAGGagccagaaaagtatttttgcagaacattataatgtcacagtgaagctgacctttgacattttgggcatGAAACGTCATCACTTCGTCACGATatccttttagacatttgtgtgaaatgttgtcataattagcatttGAATTCGtgagttatgaccaaaaacatcttttgtaaggtgacagtgaccttgacataTTGCGTTAATGCGAATGTGACAGATGAActgacaacccaaaaacataatgcctccggccacaGCTATTACTGAGGCATTAAAACCTAAGTGGATTTAAATATTGAgcaagtttacatttttatgtttacatttaaggcttatctttggggttttttatgatcagtaaaaacaacacagacaactATGTCTCAGTTTCCTTACCTTGGTGGTTGCTGATGTTTTGGGTCCCAGTAGTTGCAATGTGAGCTTGGGGGGTTTTGTTGTCATGATGGCATAAACAGTGGTTCCTTTAGATGTATAcctataaaaatagaaataatcatTTCATCAATGATGTCAATTTTGGGGCATCCAGTAGCCTAGTGATTAGGAAACACATCACACGATTGCAACATCCTCTCTCTCCTGGCATTTTCATGCCCTTATCTCACctatcaaaaggaaaaaaatcccacagctTTCAAATAATAAATCAGTGACTCATAGATGATTAGAGCAAATGTTATTCTGGTATTAAAATGTTCCAtattacagtcatttttatACATGTATTTTGGCTTTCTACAACACcatatttacatgctttaatgttgaaaaaacacattatttttctcaatcAATCAAAGCTTTACATaccaacagaaaaataaaacaaaaaagaatatatGACCCCAACCCCCACACCACCCCACAACCCCACACCACAAATTCCTAGGGAAACACTGGATGTaaggttaaaatgttaaaataaaataaaataataaaagacaacccagtaaaatatgctaaaataagataataaaacacaaaaaaacagcaaaatatgataaaattagATAGTAACATGctaaatgataattataaaactGATATAGAATAAGATaatatataaatcaataaaacacacaaggaaaataaagtaaaattcaGTTAAAAGCCTGGCTATaaaggtaggtcttgagtttgcttaTTTGCTTCTAtcgcctgtctctttaagcttCCCCGACTGAAACAGCCTAGTCTGGTCTGAATGGTCGGTGTTACAGGTATTTGACATCTGCGCTTCTGGTGTCTCTGCGCTGTCACTGCAGCCAGCGAAATGACTGTAATGGCACCGTAACATCACAACTTCACCAAAGTCCTGATGGCTTATTTAGAGGTAAAGCTTTGGAATACAGACTCAAGCATTGGCTATCGCCAGCACGGAGgtataaaaaagcatttaaatttgagtttttttcaaaatgccatcTTTAAGTGGGATTTGGCTGAGCAAACCAAACTTAATGCTGACTACATTGATGCTATTTTCAGTGCACCTAAATCCTCTATACAACATGTGAATGCATCAACCTCAATTATAAGACAGACTGCTTCTGGTGATAAAGCTCTCATTCTGCTTCTTACCAGACTGGCACAGTGGTGTTCTCGGTCTGGACCCTCCAGGGTTTGGAAGCATAGATGGCCTCTCCGTTAACCTCCAGCCAGGCTCCAACACCCCTGAGTCTCTCCTCAAACATTGCGGGGATCATCCCATCAGGTGTAGGACCCACATTGAGGAGGTAATTACCTCCAAAAGCCACTGTGCGAACCAGATCCTGCATTAGAAGCATAGGGAGGAGGACGACCAGTCAGAGGAAACAGACTCCTCACCTCTCACAGTatcatttttataaacatttttgagCAGTGAAAAATTAGACTGATAAATCATGCGTCTCAGTTACAAAGATGTGTCCGTGGCAGCTGCACACAAGAGCAGAACTGACCTGTATTCTACATGCATAAAAGGCTCACACAGAAGTGGAACCAGCCGGCCTATCATTACAGATTTGGTgaacttttaaaacatgataCTATCACATATCCTAACCTCTATGATAGTGGGTAAGTCCATTAGTTCGCTCATCTTCATATTCCGACGGTAACCCCAGGAAAACGTGTCCACAGATGTGCACTTCTCCCATTTGTGCTTGGGTAGCTGGCCTGGAGTGTATTTGTCTTCACAATTATAGTAGCCACCATGTTTACAGGCACAGCCTGCTCCCCATCTGTCGTTAGTCACAATGGTATCCTAAAACAAGGAAGCTCTGGTGAGTACATGCAGCCATATTAAAACAATTCAAAGttgaataaacataaataaataacacactTAGGGATGGGCATGGGCATTTATTTAGATGGGAGAATTCATTCAATATATAGAGTAACcactgtttttttgctttgtaaaaaaattcacattcaTTCAAACGCACACacgtatatgtgtgttttctgcttaCTGCTATCTATTAGGAGAGGACAGAATGGCCACATCTGTTTAGCAAAAATGATAGATCTGCACATCTGCAcataacattaaacattttcagtcaGACACTCAAACCAGGGCTCCCACAcatttcatggacaaaatttcaaaacgtttccatgacttttcaaggaccaaatatctatctatctatctatctatctatctatctatctatctatctatctatctatattttttttattttttgagaagacaattaaattaaaaaaatgtaaatattaatgagacttgtttttcacatttatctTTGGTTAAATGAATTCTTGTATTAATCAAGTATGAAAAATAATCTCTAGATTAATCGATGAATCAGTTGTTAGATTAGTCGACTAATtgaaaaaattgagaaaaaaagatgcagccCCCTACTCAAGTACTCTATAGTAATAAAATGTGAGTACTCAAATATGGAAATTATATCAAATGCAATTCCCTATTCTATATACAGCTTATTTACACAGTTAACACAGTTATACTTCCTTGTTATAAAATCACTTACTTTGACAGGGCTGTCGTTGTAAAGCCAGGCCAGGAATTGTGTGGAGTTCCAGTAGGTGTCAGGTGCTTCCCAGTCCCCATCAGACCAGATCACCTCAGGCCTGTACCTGCAGAACAACAGGAAGGCAAAGGTTGAAACATACTGCCGGGAgcttttattaactttattgcATCTCATACACATCATATctgactttattattattatcatcaggTGCAATAAACATCTTTGTATTGCAATCAGCTGACGAGGTAACTGAAGTGCTGCATACCTTACAACCATGTTATAAAGCTCTGGTAGCAGTTTATGCATCACAAACTCCTGTGTTTTGAATCCATTCTTCTTGTCAGTCAGGTAGAGAGGGTGGAACCATTCATACAACGAGTTGTAGAGCCCATAGTGCAATGACCTGAACAAGGAAATAATAAACCCCAAAAATCTGTCTTTGTCGACAATCAGAATCAATGAGACTGTTAACCAAAATTCAGGCATTAAAGCTAAGGACAGCGAGTCATTTGAAttatataaatgcaaaaagtgcacattcagtaaaaaaaatatttacattgtttCATCATATCTCTCAAGTGCTGTATATTTCACTGATATCTGGAGACACTGATACAACTTTTCCTCTTCACAGTACTTCAACCCACTCTTAACACCTGACAGCAAACCAACTGCATCATGTCTTCAGCAAATGTTAGGTTGGTTATAACAccacactttttatttttattacttttatttaaaccatagatctttaaatataatatttaaaccattaattatgattaaaacatatttttttttaccatttgcTGCAGATTATAGCTTAAATCTAGTTTGCATCTGTCGTCCCTCTTCAGGTCagattaaaaacagcacaataacataatataaagttgcacaaaaaaaggacagagaaaataaaaacacacaagacaaatacacacaataacacataaTATAATGTGATACAAAGAAGAAGACACGAGACAGACAATGcaacataaaactacacaaaaaagcacatcacacacgaaaaaaagattaacaaaaCAGTGCACCACAAATTAAtgcttgtcaaattaaaaacaagtcatAAAGTCCAGATTTCCAGGTCAGAGCAGCTTTTAACCAACAGACCATCTTCATTCATCAGTGTCTTAACTGCACAGAAGTTAAAATGTCACATGGCCAGAACAGGTTTTTAACAACCgttaattgcatttttgtaacGTTCACGTCAGCACTTAAGAACCAGCTATAAATGTTTTCCATGAACTTTATGACACTTGATGACCTACCTGTTGCGCACTGCCTCTCCCAGGTCTCCCACTAGGTCCCTGTGAGGACCAGTATCAACTGAATTCCAGTTCCAGGAGTTAGGAGAGCCCCAGTTTGTAAATCCTTCGTGGTGTTTGGCAGTGAGGACGACATATCTGCGGTAAAGATAATGTGGAAGTGTATAACATGCAGTATGGCCGgtgttgtgtgtaaatgtgttccCCCATTGAATAGTGTTTACCAGCTGTTAATGCAAACGCATCTCTgtggttagggactgttcgcTGCTTACGAAGGAGGAGAGCGTGGTCCAAAAAAGGTAaggcattgaaaaaaataaaaataaaaaaagcactgcggagggacttgtgtttcttattttgtcTCAGGTAggactttattaatcccacactGGGGAAATTCACATTACAttagctcagaaaaaaaattaataaaataaacattagaaACATACCCATGTTTCAATgcaagaagggaaaaaaatggagaaaagttCAAGCAGCGCATGGCCCATATTACATCCCATATTACGTCCTGTATCATGTCTGAGGAAGGGCTACGGCCCGAAACGTCACACGTGTGGAGGTAATCTAATAAAATATTCATGGGAAAACAAAGGTTTGAGCTGCCGTTACTGGCTGCCAGTCATGCGGTGCAGGAGGTAGTTAATGCATACAAGTTTAATGCAACTTAATGCaattccaaaaaagaaagagttaaTCGTAAAGGGATGGTGACTGATTAGGAAAAACATTTATAGCTTCAGCGAGggtcaagatttttttttttttttttttttttttaagtcatttgcattttgcttaagAAATTAGATGTTAGTCTTGGAGATAACTATCGACCACATTATTTGCTTGTTGTATTGGCTCCATTTATGGCAAAAGGACTGTGACTGATTAGGATAAGCATTCAGCGAGGGtcaagctaaaataaaaaaaagtaaagattaaaaatatttgtaaattagATGTTTGTCTTGGAGAAAACTAACACCTGAGTATACTACCTACATTTGGTgtgattacagaaaaaaatgtgattggtGGAGGGACAGTGATTGATTGGGAAAACATGTATAGCTTCCGCAAGGGtcaagataataataaaaatgtaaaattcagaataattttttaaaaactaatttgcattttgcttaagAAATTATATGTTTGTTATTGAGAAAACTAACGCCggctttgttgtttgttagttGCATTGGCTCCAATACTACCTACATTCGGTGTGATTACtacaaaagtttttaatggTGGAGGGACAGTGATTgattagtgaaaaaaacatttgtaccTTCAGCAAGGGTcaggatgtaaaaaaaaaacaaaaaaaaaaaaaaaacgtcacacTCCCCTCGCCTGATAAATTTGGTACAGTCCCTTGGAGGCTTTGGGTCAGGTTAAGGTCGAGGAAACACATTGATGGGGAAACAGTATTCACCACAACACCTGTAAACCAGTGAAACAGACGGTTACCAGTCCTTCTGTAAAGAAATACACTCACTTTGCACCAGAAGCCTTAAATATGTCCGCCCAGTCCTCCGGGTTGAAGAACTGCGCGTGAAACTGGGGCGCAAACTCCGGGTAGCTGAACCCGGGCGGGTAGTTCTTTGACATGTAGCTCACACACTTCGGGTCCGGGGGCTGCTGGCCCTGCCAGTGCCACCAAAACCACTCACTACCAAACCCGGGGACAGAAAACACACCCCAGTGAATAAAAATGCCCACCTTAGCCTCGTCATACCATGAGGGAAGCGGTCTGGCGTCCAAACTGGTCCAGTCCGGAGTGTACCGAGCCGCCGTTTGAGAAACCAAAGCAACGACGGTAACAACAAGGACCAGCATCACTGCACAGCTTAATGCTACCGTAACGAGGACGCTACGTCcttctgtaaatgtatttagagACTAATAAACCAGCCTTTGCTCATGTAAAACTGTTTCACTGCAGACAGCCGCgaatttcactttttgttgtGACCGGACACGGTTTCCTATCATATGACACGCGACACGGTTTCCTTTTTTCCTATCATATGAACAAAATAACGCAATTTACATTTAACAGACATTGCCGTACAACAGCTTAGTGCAAATCATCTCAAAATATAACGAATACATTCGGTGCttcaatgtaaaaatatgaggTAGAATTAAACCTAAACatatcttaaaattaaaatgtaaagtaacaCCATTGATATCACAGGGGGGGGTTcatgttattttcagctgatcaTTTCAGTGGGGAAATCTTTTAAGATATCATATAATTTCTGTGCTTTTTATCGCTTTAAGAAGGTTTAAggacttcctttttttccattgatAGGAAGATACTTAGATTGACAGATACATACATGtaatatgataatatattatatataaatagatacacacacgcacatatataTGTAGATTTATATAGATACATATAACTATATTATAGCTATATAGGCTTTTGGGCTGGGGAAAAGGGagcttacaacaaaaacaatagtaAATGGGTGCAATGCAAGCTTCTACCAGCAGATACCACTGTAGAGCGAACAGGCtttgaaacgtttcaaaacAATGGTTTAAAAGTATTGCAGCGTTTCAAAGTGTCAAATTTGCCATCTCTTTTCCACTGCTCCCATgcatgtattataaggaagtctggatacagccgtgggtgCAGGGCGTCATTCATTTCTATCAGTGACTGCTCCAGAGAtaactttcttcttcttcttttagaTTACCGGCAGGCTTGATGCCTCGCGGCAATTGCTGCCACTCATAGGTCAGTCTTGGTATCACTCTAAATCTCTTCACAGCAATCCTGTGGAAGAGAAAGATaactttctttcctttttacattattacaacttcatctaaccctttgaaacctgaggaaaaaggcaaagtgTAGTTTGTTgtacaaaatagcataaaaaggccatagcatagtatgtcatcaataatagaatttttttgagaatatttagtaataataattacaataataataataatcccaCCAAGCTACTAGACTATTCACGCCATTCCTTAGTCACCTTTTactctttgtttttgcagtttgtggcatttcttgccaagttgctcattatgctttttcctgtgtttttgaaagaaaaaataattcttcatttttagaggtttaaatgctaattGAAggggtctgaatgcagcacactgTGAACTTTCTGATGCCCTACAAGCTATATGAGGAATTCCagtatgttatttccatggcctagGAGAGTTCAAACAATATTTACtggtgaacatgagctactctcgctcaaagccagaaaccaaaAACGTGTGATACTTGTGACATCATAGGGCAGGGGTCAGCAACATTTTTGATATggagttacatttttaaatgttcctaTTAATCAGCGTGCAATCCCAATATAATGTCAATTGACAagctgggaaccactgatttaaACGGTTCATGTGTTGCTACACCTGTTGGCACAACtgcattatttttaagtatctaagtaatttaaataaatgaataaataagggTGCCCAACAGCTCAGTTGGTGGAGGGGGTGCCCCATGTGTAGAGACTGTGTCCctgctgcaggagctgcatGTTTGAGcccagccttggccctttgctgcatgccatccTCTCTATGCCTTTTTCTGATTATAtttgtcctgtcaaataaaggcaagaagcccataaaataatcttaaaataaataaaaattggcaTTGGTCAAGGCAGAGAAATATAGCCTATATCCCAGAATTTGATGCTTTGTCCCTGCATGTACTAGGTGACAGGAAGGTGACAAACTaatttgttaaatatatatatatttctttgtctcatttgtttACAAATTTTACATAAAGTTCTGTTCATGAAGAAATGCACCAAGTGAGCAATTTTGGATGGCTTATCCAGTTCTTTATGTCATGCCGGGTCATTCTCCTTGCTGCTCACAAAGTCCGACTTAGTAGAAATACTTGAGTCCGGGTCATTCTTATTGCTGCACTCTGTCAAATCCTTGGAGGTCTTAATCTGCTCTGTGCAAGATGTGTAATCCGCTACAGCATCCATCCCGGCCAGGACGAGTGTTTCCCGTCGCTGAGCCCTGCAGCTGTACCCCAGCCGCTTCAGGGTCCGCCGGGTCGTCCTGAGGGAGATGGGCTTCCCCTGCACGCTGCTGTTGTACAGCACCCGGATCTGCTCGATCGTGGCGTGGTTGTTCGCCTCCACCACTCTCTCCATCGTCCTCTCGTCGCTGTCATCGACGAGGCGTTTCCTCCCGCAGGACCCCCGCTGGCTGGAGGTTTTCTGCTTCTCACACCACTCACGGTAAACCCGGGACACTGCGGTCTTTGAGAAACCCAGCCGGTTCACCGTCTCTGAGATGCTGCAGCCCGCGCGCCGCGCTCCCACTATCATACCACGCTCAAACTCACTGAGGTCTCGCGACTTCCCCATGAGTCAACGTGATATCCCACGGAGACTTCAGAAGAGCCCAAAATATGCtctctgcaaaaaataaatcatgcagGCCCTGGATTGGGACACAGCTAACGTCGTAATTTAACtgttcttcttttctgttttttgggcaCAGTACACTGAACCAAGGCGTATTGGCGCCCTCCTCAGTTGACCAAACAGCCTAGCTgcagatattttatttgatatattttacattttatctgtATCTAGCACgacctcttcctctcctctttcatctttctctttctccatcatCCACATACAGTGCAGCCATAGTCTAGCACTGATCTAattaaagcagcatttttttttataacaagtCTATCAGCTTCACAGTCAAGCGTCTCCATAGATTCAGAACTTTCTTGT from Plectropomus leopardus isolate mb chromosome 18, YSFRI_Pleo_2.0, whole genome shotgun sequence includes:
- the LOC121957622 gene encoding tissue alpha-L-fucosidase-like isoform X2 produces the protein MLVLVVTVVALVSQTAARYTPDWTSLDARPLPSWYDEAKGQQPPDPKCVSYMSKNYPPGFSYPEFAPQFHAQFFNPEDWADIFKASGAKYVVLTAKHHEGFTNWGSPNSWNWNSVDTGPHRDLVGDLGEAVRNRSLHYGLYNSLYEWFHPLYLTDKKNGFKTQEFVMHKLLPELYNMVVRYRPEVIWSDGDWEAPDTYWNSTQFLAWLYNDSPVKDTIVTNDRWGAGCACKHGGYYNCEDKYTPGQLPKHKWEKCTSVDTFSWGYRRNMKMSELMDLPTIIEDLVRTVAFGGNYLLNVGPTPDGMIPAMFEERLRGVGAWLEVNGEAIYASKPWRVQTENTTVPVWYTSKGTTVYAIMTTKPPKLTLQLLGPKTSATTKVTLLGNPNPLPWAPVHPSAGLTVLLPELPYSPSRAWTLKLDSIHAKGSSFAFHSPTPVR
- the LOC121957622 gene encoding tissue alpha-L-fucosidase-like isoform X1, whose product is MLVLVVTVVALVSQTAARYTPDWTSLDARPLPSWYDEAKVGIFIHWGVFSVPGFGSEWFWWHWQGQQPPDPKCVSYMSKNYPPGFSYPEFAPQFHAQFFNPEDWADIFKASGAKYVVLTAKHHEGFTNWGSPNSWNWNSVDTGPHRDLVGDLGEAVRNRSLHYGLYNSLYEWFHPLYLTDKKNGFKTQEFVMHKLLPELYNMVVRYRPEVIWSDGDWEAPDTYWNSTQFLAWLYNDSPVKDTIVTNDRWGAGCACKHGGYYNCEDKYTPGQLPKHKWEKCTSVDTFSWGYRRNMKMSELMDLPTIIEDLVRTVAFGGNYLLNVGPTPDGMIPAMFEERLRGVGAWLEVNGEAIYASKPWRVQTENTTVPVWYTSKGTTVYAIMTTKPPKLTLQLLGPKTSATTKVTLLGNPNPLPWAPVHPSAGLTVLLPELPYSPSRAWTLKLDSIHAKGSSFAFHSPTPVR